One window from the genome of Salvia miltiorrhiza cultivar Shanhuang (shh) chromosome 7, IMPLAD_Smil_shh, whole genome shotgun sequence encodes:
- the LOC130991455 gene encoding uncharacterized protein LOC130991455 codes for MDIEVVKCECCGLKEECTEEYIKEVKGKFEGKWLCGLCSEAVRDEVSRGKKESAMDEAVRAHMTFCRKYKSNPAVRVADGMRQMLRRRSAALPPTTSQVGDDSTFGYY; via the coding sequence atggacaTAGAAGTGGTGAAGTGCGAGTGCTGCGGGCTGAAGGAGGAGTGCACAGAAGAGTATATAAAGGAGGTGAAGGGAAAGTTCGAAGGGAAATGGCTGTGCGGATTGTGCTCGGAGGCGGTGAGGGATGAGGTGAGCAGAGGGAAGAAGGAATCCGCCATGGATGAAGCTGTCAGAGCTCACATGACCTTCTGCCGCAAGTACAAATCCAACCCCGCCGTCCGCGTCGCCGACGGCATGCGCCAGATGCTGCGCCGCCGCTCCGCCGCCCTGCCGCCCACCACGTCGCAGGTCGGAGATGACTCCACTTTCGGATATTACTAG